A stretch of DNA from Thermogemmatispora onikobensis:
GTCAAACCCACCAGCGCAGCCGGAGGGCAGTACCAGGCAGGACTGGGAACCGGACCGCGACCGGCGCGCTCCTTCCTGTAGCTCCTTGGCGTTTCTGCCTTTCGGCAGCCAGCCAGGCTGAGAATGACCATCTCAGCCTGTTGTGTGAGAACCAGGAGGACCTAACTCAGGCCAGCCAGGGCCTGGAAGACGGTCCTGAGTGCAGGATAGAGAGCGCGATATTGCTCATAGAAGCGAGCGTAGAGCGTGACCAGCTCAGACTGGGGCGCCGTGCTTTCGGTCACTCTGACCGTGGCCTCACAGGCAGCCTCGACCGAGGGATAGATACCTGCCGCCACACCCGCCAGCAATGCCGCTCCGAAGGCTGGTCCCTCGCTGGCATTGGTTACAGCCAGCTCCACGCCCAAGACATCGGCAATAATTTGCCGCCAGAGAGGACTCCTGGCGCCACCTCCTGTGGCCCGCACCTGCTCTAGCCGCAAACCTTGAGCAGTAATAATGGTGAAGCAGTCCTTGAGACTAAAGGCCACTCCCTCCAGTACGGACCGAATGAGATGGCGGCGATCATGGGCAGCAGTCAGGCCGATCCAACCACCACGGGCGTAGGCATCCAGATGTGGCGTGCGTTCCCCTTGTAGATAGGGCAGGAAAAGTAGTCCCTCGCAGCCCGGTGGCGCACCCTCCGCTTCACGCGCGAGCAGCTCATAGGCATCCAAACCGGTCCAACGTTCCAGGGCGCGCTCAGGCAGCCCCAGATAGTCGCGTACCCAGCGCAACGAGAGGCCCGCCCCCTGGGTGACCCCCATTAGATACCAGGCTCGCGGCACGGCATGATTAAAAGTGTGAATGCGAGGTATCGGACCCGAGCGATCGACATGCGGAGCCTCAGCATGAGCCAGCACAACCCCACTGGTGCCGATCGAAACCAGGGCCAGGCCAGAGCGCACCACGCCGTTACCGACCGCTCCACAGGCGTTATCAGCTCCCCCACCGGCAACTGGCGTACCAGCGGGCAGCCCCGTGAGAGCAGCCACTTCCTCTGTGATCGTACCAGCGACGCCATCCGCTGGCACTACCGGCGGTAGCAGAGCAGGGTCTAGCCCAAGAGCCTCCAATACTTCACGAGACCAGTCTCCCTCAGCCACATTCAGCAAACAGGTCCCAGCAGCATCGGAGATCTCCATCGCCATCACCCCAGTCAGGCGATAACGGATATAGTCCTTGGGTAACAGGACAGCACGGACGCGCGCAAACAGCTCTGGCTCCTGCTCACGCACCCAGAGAAGCTTGGGCGCCGAGAAGCCCGGCAGGGCCGGATTGGAGACCAGCTCGATCAGTCGCGTCTCCCCTACACGCTCGGTCATCCAGCGACATTGCGGCTCGCTGCGCTGATCCGCCCAGATGATGCAAGGGCGAATCACCTGGGCTGCCTCATCCAGGAGTACGATGCCGTGCATCTGGCCCGAGAGACCAACGCCTCGTACCTCTGCAGGCTGCACCCCAGCCTTGGCCCCTTGCTCCAGACAGAGGCGAATCGCCTTCAGCGTCGCTTGCCACCAGTCAGCCGGATTCTGCTCGGCCCAGCCAGGACGTGGATGAAAGAGCGGATAGTCCACAAAAGCCGAGGCCAGAGGACGGCCATCGGCCGCCGCAAAGATGGCCGCTTTCACGCCAGTGGTCCCTAGATCAATACCAAGTAGCGCTTCCATTGCCATGCATCCTGGGAAAAAAGATCAGCAGAGCGGGGCCTTGCGCCTGCTGGCCACACCAGGATCAGCCTCCTCTCCTGCGCCAGGCGGTCAGAGGAAAAAATGCCTGCACCCGGCTGCCGGCCTGGTACGGTCAACCACACAAAGACCCTCCTCTGCCGTCACAGTTCAGCCCGTTTCGCGCTCCTTAGCGTCTCTTACGCTGCTGAATGATGCGATCGACATAGGTCTGGTCAAGACCCAGCGTCTCGTAGACGATGCGATAGCCCTCAACAGCGTCGGCCCGCGCCCGCGCCTCGGCGAGAGCCTGACGATCGATTTTGCGCGCCAGGTCATCGATAAAGGCCCAGTGCAGGACCGAGCGACGCACCGCCGCAATCTGGTCTTCGGTATAGGGATAGAGATCGTAGCCGATGCGCTCGCCATGCTGGCCATAGCCCACATCCTGCAGGGTCATAGCGAGTTCCAGAGTCTGCATAAAGAAGGAAGCGCCGACCATGTTATCGTCGTCAAAGGTGCCCCAGCCAGAGTTGGCATGCTGATGACCCAGGCGCCCCTCAGCATGTAAGAGGGCAGCGTACTCCGCGAGGTTTTCCCCATTCATGATCAGGTGCTGCCAATCCATATTGACCAGCAACCGCGAAGTATCGACGCCCAAACGCCCGATGCGCTCGATAGTATAGAGGCAGGCAGCGATATTGCGCATCAGGATATTCATAGCTGGTTCACTATTCTTATGCTCCAAGAAGACTTTGACGCCCTTGGAAGCGGCATGAGCGACAACCTCGCCAACGCCTTCGATAAAGAGGTCCCAGGTGCGGGCGTAGTCGCGCTGGAAGTTATAGTTATAGCCCTCGGCCCCTGGCCAGATAATGAAATTGGCCCCCAGAGCGGCGGCCAGATCGACACCACGCTTGAGGGTCTCGATACCACGACGACGTAGAGCGGGATCAGGGTTAATGAAGGCACCGAGCTTATAGGTGGGGTCGGTGTGAAGGCCGGCGGCAATGCAATAGATATCCATTGGGCCTAAAGCGGCCTTAATGGCCTCGACGGTATCCTCGTTGATCTCGCCTGGATAATGGTACTCGAGGCCATCAACCAGATCGGCCAGTCCATCAACCACGCGCTTCGTGCGCGTGACCATGTCCTCATGAGCCACCTCGGGGTGGTAGCCAGGGGGGACAAAGCGTGTGACGTTGGGGCCAAAGGCCCAAATCCCAACGCTGTTTTTGACGGCTTGTTGTTCCACTGCTCCCTCCATAGAATGAGATTCCGGTGGACTGTCTCCCGGTACGGTTCTGTCTGTCTGGCCCCCGTTGCCCAGGAAGCAATCGCCGATCCACCTTTAAGTATACACCCCGCGGGCCAGAAAAGGCGATGGGAAGGCTCGCTCAAGGTAGACCCTCGGGCTGGCTCCGGGACGCGAGCCAGCGAAGAGCAGCAGGCTGAGAGGGGCAGCAGACCAGCCGGATCGGGTGAAGCGTGGTGGGAAAGGATAAAGCAGAGTGAAACAGAAGTTCCAGAAGGGAAGCATAAAGAAGATATTGACAGAGAAAACCGGGGTTCTTTATAATCAGCCCATCTACCAGCCTGGTTGATCTTGCAAGCCACATATCCTGCTGGAGGCAAATCCAGGTCAGGTCAGCAGAAGGGTGGTGGGACGGTGAAAGCAAGGCCGTGTGAGGTTTTACCAGGACCATAGCGTAATGTCTCGTAGGGGGTGAATTTGTGCGCTCCCCAAAAAGTTGCGCTCACCGCCCTGCTGTCACCCGCTTTGCGCGGTGCAGACCTGGTATTTGCGAAGGAGGCTGTTCTTCCATGAAGAGAAACTGGCTACGCTTCATGGCTCTGACGATGGGCATACCCTTGCTTGTAGCAATGCTGGTAGCCTGCGGAGCCGGCACAACGACAACAGGCACGGGCACCAGCACGTCGCAGGGGTCCACCATCATCAAGGTGGCCACTGATTTTCCGGTCAGCGGCTCGGATGCTGGCATTGGCAAATCGACCGAGAACGGAGCGCACCTGGCCGTTGATGAGGCCAATGCTAACCATGTGATCCCCGGCTATACACTGCAGTTCGATCCCCAGGATGATGTTGGTGCCTCGGGCGTCCACGATCCGACGAAAGGAGCCAATAACATGAAGGCTCTGGTCGGCGATGCCCTGGTGGCGGGCGTGGTCGGCCCACTCAACAGTAACGTGGCGCAGGCGGAGATGCCGATCGCTAATCAGGGTCCGCTGGCAATGATCAGCCCGGCGAATACCAACCCCTGTCTGACCAAGGAAGGGGCCGATGTGGGCTGCACCGGAGCGAATGATCTGGTTCCCAAGCTGCGCCCCACAGGCAAGGTGACTTACTTCCGCGTCGCAGCCACCGACGACCATCAGGGACCCGCTATGGCGGACTACCTGTATAATACGCTGCATCTGCGCACGGCCTACGTCATCGATGATACCGAGACCTACGGCGCCGGCCTCGCCAAATACTTTGTCCAGGAGTGGACTAAGCTGGGTGGCACGGTGGTCGATGGCAAGAGCCACAGCGTCAAGAGCACTACTTCTTATTTGAACCTGCTGACGGCAGCAGCAGCCTCCAAGCCCGATGTGATCTACTTCGGCGGCAACTACTCCACCGGAGGGCAGTTGATCCAGCAGCAGATGATGACTATCCCCACGCTGAAGGACTCAGTCTTCGCGGGCGGCGATGGTCTGACTGGCAGCTCGGATTTCTATAAGCAGATCGTCACTTCGGGTGGCAAGGCCTATATGACGGTGGCTGCGCCAGATGTCTCGAAGATCCCTGCTGCGCAGACCTTCATTAAGAACTATACGGCGAAGTACGGCGATGTGGGACCCTATAGCGCCGCCGCTTACGATTCCATGAATATCCTGATTCAGGCTATCAAGGTGGCTCTGACGAAGACCCATACGCCGAAAGACTCAAGCGATGCAGCTCAGGCTCAGGTCTTCCGCCAGGCGGTCATCGACGCGCTGAAGACGATCACCTATAACGGTGTCACCGGCAAGATTTCCTTCGACCAGAACGGCGATACGACCAACAAGATCTTCACTGTCTATCAGGTCGCCAATGTGAATGGCAAGCCAGACCTGGAGGCGAAGGAAGTCGTTACCGTCCAGTAATACAGCGCAAGAGCAGGCAGGTCAGTCGGGCTTTGGTACCGCTCAGTCGGCCCAGATCACCACTGACCTGCCTTTCAGACTCCTACTTGCTGTAGCTGTTGCAGTCCTCGGTTGGCTGAAGTTTCTCCCCAGGCTGGTGTTTTTGTGGCTCCTGTTGCTCTTGCAACGTTTGTTGCTGTCCCTGTAGTCCTCATTGCCCACTTCAGTCGACCTTGTTGGATAAGGCAGGAGAGAGCCAGTCAGTCAGTCAGGTAGTTCGCTCGCCCATCAGCCAATCAGCCCCAAGCATTGACCGCTGCTTTCTCTTGCCTTGCCCCTACCCGTCAGATGCTAGTATCATAAACTGGCAAAAGGTGAGGTGCAGGTTCTATGACCCTGTTTTTACAGCTGCTCGTCGAAGGGCTTGTCATCGGGTCGATCTATTCGCTGGTCGCCCTGGGCTATACGATGGTCTACGGGATCATCGAATTGATCAACTTCGCTCATGGCGATATTTTCATGATGGGCACACTGGTCAGCCTGTTCATGGTGATAAATGTCTTTCACCTGTCCGATGTCTCCAAGATGCCTCTGGGCAGCATGCTGCTCATGCTGGTCGTAACGTGCCTGGTTTCGATCGCAATCTGCGCTCTGCTCGGTGTGCTCATTGAGCGTGTCGCCTACCGTCCGTTGCGCAACGCTCCCCGCCTGGCACCGCTGATCTCAGCCATCGGCGTCTCGCTGGCACTGGAAGACATTGCGAAGGCCATCATTGGACCGAATCCGATTGGGGTGCCATACCTGGTCCCTCTGGTCCACTATAGCATCGGCTCGGTCGACATCACCAACACAGATCTCATTGTGCTGATCGTGGCCCTGATCCTGATGGTCGGCCTGCAGTGGCTGGTCACCAGTACCCGCATCGGGCGCGCTATGCGCGCTGTGGCTCAAGACCGCGAGGCCGCGGCTTTGATGGGAGTCAATGTGGACCGCGTGATCGCGATCACGTTCTTTATCGGCGCTGGTATCGCAGGGGCAGGGGGCTTTGTGTACCTGCTCTCGACTAACAATACAGTCTTCAACATTGGTTTCGAGCTGGGGCTCTTCGCCTTTACTGCCGCTGTGCTGGGAGGCATCGGGAATCTGGTTGGTGCTATGCTCGGCGGTCTCGTGATTGGCTTGATCCGCGCCCTGGTGACCTACATTCCCGATCGCGATCTTCCCTTCGGTCTACCGCACGGCGGCGTTGCCTGGCAGGATGCCGTAGTCTTCGCTATCCTGATCTTGATCCTGGTCTTCCGTCCCACAGGCCTCCTCGGGCAGCAATTGGCAGAGAAGGTCTAGCTGCGGAGCGTGAACAGGCGCACGTTGTTG
This window harbors:
- a CDS encoding branched-chain amino acid ABC transporter substrate-binding protein, with translation MKRNWLRFMALTMGIPLLVAMLVACGAGTTTTGTGTSTSQGSTIIKVATDFPVSGSDAGIGKSTENGAHLAVDEANANHVIPGYTLQFDPQDDVGASGVHDPTKGANNMKALVGDALVAGVVGPLNSNVAQAEMPIANQGPLAMISPANTNPCLTKEGADVGCTGANDLVPKLRPTGKVTYFRVAATDDHQGPAMADYLYNTLHLRTAYVIDDTETYGAGLAKYFVQEWTKLGGTVVDGKSHSVKSTTSYLNLLTAAAASKPDVIYFGGNYSTGGQLIQQQMMTIPTLKDSVFAGGDGLTGSSDFYKQIVTSGGKAYMTVAAPDVSKIPAAQTFIKNYTAKYGDVGPYSAAAYDSMNILIQAIKVALTKTHTPKDSSDAAQAQVFRQAVIDALKTITYNGVTGKISFDQNGDTTNKIFTVYQVANVNGKPDLEAKEVVTVQ
- a CDS encoding branched-chain amino acid ABC transporter permease, with the translated sequence MTLFLQLLVEGLVIGSIYSLVALGYTMVYGIIELINFAHGDIFMMGTLVSLFMVINVFHLSDVSKMPLGSMLLMLVVTCLVSIAICALLGVLIERVAYRPLRNAPRLAPLISAIGVSLALEDIAKAIIGPNPIGVPYLVPLVHYSIGSVDITNTDLIVLIVALILMVGLQWLVTSTRIGRAMRAVAQDREAAALMGVNVDRVIAITFFIGAGIAGAGGFVYLLSTNNTVFNIGFELGLFAFTAAVLGGIGNLVGAMLGGLVIGLIRALVTYIPDRDLPFGLPHGGVAWQDAVVFAILILILVFRPTGLLGQQLAEKV
- a CDS encoding sugar phosphate isomerase/epimerase family protein, producing MEQQAVKNSVGIWAFGPNVTRFVPPGYHPEVAHEDMVTRTKRVVDGLADLVDGLEYHYPGEINEDTVEAIKAALGPMDIYCIAAGLHTDPTYKLGAFINPDPALRRRGIETLKRGVDLAAALGANFIIWPGAEGYNYNFQRDYARTWDLFIEGVGEVVAHAASKGVKVFLEHKNSEPAMNILMRNIAACLYTIERIGRLGVDTSRLLVNMDWQHLIMNGENLAEYAALLHAEGRLGHQHANSGWGTFDDDNMVGASFFMQTLELAMTLQDVGYGQHGERIGYDLYPYTEDQIAAVRRSVLHWAFIDDLARKIDRQALAEARARADAVEGYRIVYETLGLDQTYVDRIIQQRKRR
- the xylB gene encoding xylulokinase; this translates as MEALLGIDLGTTGVKAAIFAAADGRPLASAFVDYPLFHPRPGWAEQNPADWWQATLKAIRLCLEQGAKAGVQPAEVRGVGLSGQMHGIVLLDEAAQVIRPCIIWADQRSEPQCRWMTERVGETRLIELVSNPALPGFSAPKLLWVREQEPELFARVRAVLLPKDYIRYRLTGVMAMEISDAAGTCLLNVAEGDWSREVLEALGLDPALLPPVVPADGVAGTITEEVAALTGLPAGTPVAGGGADNACGAVGNGVVRSGLALVSIGTSGVVLAHAEAPHVDRSGPIPRIHTFNHAVPRAWYLMGVTQGAGLSLRWVRDYLGLPERALERWTGLDAYELLAREAEGAPPGCEGLLFLPYLQGERTPHLDAYARGGWIGLTAAHDRRHLIRSVLEGVAFSLKDCFTIITAQGLRLEQVRATGGGARSPLWRQIIADVLGVELAVTNASEGPAFGAALLAGVAAGIYPSVEAACEATVRVTESTAPQSELVTLYARFYEQYRALYPALRTVFQALAGLS